A window from Carcharodon carcharias isolate sCarCar2 chromosome 36 unlocalized genomic scaffold, sCarCar2.pri SUPER_36_unloc_1, whole genome shotgun sequence encodes these proteins:
- the LOC121274339 gene encoding myosin-13-like codes for MGGKNPLLFVVVLLILLIALGIYQWTVMTENALLKQEATLVRESTGKLKREKEDTQSLLAEMSITLDDKKRYISDIDGKFLKVNADLENKNKALQQCIEEKKKMGEDATKQKNELKTKEDQLKKMEEEKKKVEADLEEFKKLCEVADNSKELTKKLCPQAPLVQQQ; via the exons ATGGGTGGCAAGAACCCTCTTCTGtttgtggtggtgctactgatccTGCTCATCGCCCTGGGCATCTACCAGTGGACTGTGATGACGGAGAACGCCTTGCTGAAGCAGGAGGCCACCCTAGTAAGGGAGTCAACAGGGAAActgaagagggagaaggaggacacCCAGAGCCTGTTGGCCGAAATGAGCATCACCCTCGATGACAAGAAGCGCTACATCAGCGACATCGATGGCAAGTTCCTCAAAGTCAATGCAGACCTGGAGAACAAGAATAAAGCACTCCAACAATGCATAGAAGAAAAG AAAAAAATGGGGGAAGATGCTACGAAACAGAAAAATGAATTGAAGACCAAAGAAG ACCAGCTAAAGAAAATGGAGGAAGAGAAAAAGAAGGTGGAAGCTGACTTGGAGGAATTCAAGAAACTCTGTGAGGTAGCGGACAATAGTAAAGAGTTGACAAA GAAACTCTGTCCCCAGGCGCCTCTAGTCCAGCAGCAATAG